The genomic DNA GCCAGCTCCCGGGCAGCGGCAGCCATTTCCTGCATGGCCGACGACTGCTCTTCGGTAGCAGCCGACACCTCTTCCGTTGACGCGGCATTATCTTCCGCGACCCGGGCGATTTCATCCACCATTTCGACCATTTTCCCGGCGCCTTCGTTCTGCATGTGGGAAAGGTCGGCAATACTGTTGGCGCGACGTTCGGTCTCGCTCACCGTTGCCAGGATTTCCTTGAAGACAGCGGCAGTAATATCGATGTTCTTTTTCCCTGCAGCAATGGAGCGACCGCTTTCCGTGATGGTCTCAGACACCTTCTGGCCGTCCTCCTTGATGCTGGCGATCAATTCGACGATCTCGGTCGCCGAAGTCCCGGTGCCGTCCGCCAACTTGCGCACCTCCTCCGCCACCACGGCGAAACCTTTGCCGTACTCGCCCGCCCGAGCCGCCTCGATCGAGGCATTCAGGGCCAGCAGGTTGGTCTGACGGGAAATATCCAGGATGATGTCGGCAATCTTGCCGATATGCTGGAGCCTTTTGTTGAGCTCCAGAAAGAGCTGCCCGGTAAGTTCCACTGAACCGTAAAAATCCTTCATTCGCTCCAGAGTATCGTTGGCCAGCTCGCCACCCCGTTTAGCCGTGACGCTGGTATCGCGAGCCGCCTTTGCCGCCTCTCTTGCCCGTTTTGCCACCAGATCGACGGAAATGGCCATCTCATGAATTACCCTGGAACTCTTGGTAACCATTTCAGCCTGGCTTTCAGCGCCGCGCGATATCTGCTCGATCGCCTGGGCCACCTCTTCGGTAGAGGCATTGATTTCGAGCGCAGACGATGACAGCGTTCGGGATTCATCGAAAACCCTGCTGGAAATGTCCCGGATCTGCCGGACAAGCGCCCGGAGATTCTCGGCCATGACATTGATGGAATCGGCAAGGGTCTGCGTCTCATCGGGGAAGCGGGAGTTGTGCAGGGCAACATCACTGGTCAGGTCACCGGAGCTGATCGCCTCGGTGGAAGAGGTTAGCAAGGCGATGTTCCGGCTGACGCGCCGGGAAAATACCCAGCCGAGAATGAGCCCGACCGTAACGGCAACGACATAAGACAGGATCGTCGTGATCTCCGGCGCATATCCAAGCTTGCGGATCAAATCCGGGACAAACGCCACAGACGCGACCACCACCATGCATCCGAGAATGAATTTATAGCCTATCTGAATATACATGGCATCCTCCTGCCGCGATAAACTGCCGATAGATGTTGGCCGTGGACATCGCCCACCTTATGCTCATCGGCCAGAGCCTTCGAAAGCATGAGCCGTTGCCTGATAAATTCGCTCCACTGGGTTTGCCTGGAGGAAAAACCGGCGTGACTCTCCAACCATGGTCTCTGACTTTCCCAGTACCAGAAAACCGCCGCCGCTCAACGATTCGGCAAATCCGTTCAGCATCCGCTCCTGCCAGGGT from Geoanaerobacter pelophilus includes the following:
- a CDS encoding methyl-accepting chemotaxis protein, which translates into the protein MYIQIGYKFILGCMVVVASVAFVPDLIRKLGYAPEITTILSYVVAVTVGLILGWVFSRRVSRNIALLTSSTEAISSGDLTSDVALHNSRFPDETQTLADSINVMAENLRALVRQIRDISSRVFDESRTLSSSALEINASTEEVAQAIEQISRGAESQAEMVTKSSRVIHEMAISVDLVAKRAREAAKAARDTSVTAKRGGELANDTLERMKDFYGSVELTGQLFLELNKRLQHIGKIADIILDISRQTNLLALNASIEAARAGEYGKGFAVVAEEVRKLADGTGTSATEIVELIASIKEDGQKVSETITESGRSIAAGKKNIDITAAVFKEILATVSETERRANSIADLSHMQNEGAGKMVEMVDEIARVAEDNAASTEEVSAATEEQSSAMQEMAAAARELAAMAEEMMRCVERFQVGEPDGR